The following proteins are encoded in a genomic region of Gossypium hirsutum isolate 1008001.06 chromosome D05, Gossypium_hirsutum_v2.1, whole genome shotgun sequence:
- the LOC107907147 gene encoding tetraspanin-2 gives MGLANYITAVLNFAAFLCSIPIIAAGIWFAQKPDNVCIHLFRWPVIVLGFLILLVSLAGFVGACFYKKTLLAFYLCCMAILIALLLILLVFAFVVTRPDGSYDVPGKGYKEYRVDGYSSWLRNRIVDSKSWNKIRACLADTDVCPKLNQQYITVDQFFAAHLSPLQSGCCKPPTACGYNFVNPTVWTNPTNPTGDPDCYLWSNDQTQLCYNCKSCRAGLLGNLRSEWRKVNIILIVAVVVLICVYVIACSALKNAQTEDLFRRYKQGWI, from the exons ATGGGATTAGCTAATTACATAACAGCGGTTCTCAATTTCGCAGCCTTCCTTTGCTCCATCCCCATCATTGCAGCCGGCATCTGGTTCGCCCAAAAGCCTGACAACGTTTGCATCCACCTTTTTCGGTGGCCTGTCATTGTCCTTGGCTTCCTCATCCTCCTTGTCTCCCTTGCTGGTTTTGTCGGCGCCTGCTTCTACAAGAAGACTCTCTTGGCCTTCTATCTTTGCTGTATGGCCATCCTCATTGCTCTCCTCCTCATCTTGTTGGTCTTTGCTTTCGTAGTTACTAGGCCTGATGGCAGCTACGATGTGCCTGGAAAGGGTTACAAGGAGTACAGGGTTGATGGCTACTCCAGCTGGCTTAGAAACCGCATAGTTGACTCCAAGAGCTGGAATAAGATCAGGGCTTGCCTAGCTGACACTGATGTTTGTCCTAAGCTAAATCAACAATACATCACCGTTGATCAATTCTTTGCCGCTCATCTCTCTCCTCTTCAG TCAGGATGTTGTAAGCCTCCTACAGCCTGTGGCTACAATTTTGTGAACCCAACTGTGTGGACGAACCCGACGAACCCAACTGGGGACCCTGACTGCTATCTGTGGAGCAATGACCAGACCCAACTCTGCTATAACTGCAAATCGTGCAGAGCTGGTCTGTTGGGGAACTTGAGGAGTGAATGGAGGAAAGTGAACATAATTCTCATAGTGGCAGTGGTGGTACTGATATGCGTCTATGTAAT